The following proteins come from a genomic window of Penaeus monodon isolate SGIC_2016 chromosome 22, NSTDA_Pmon_1, whole genome shotgun sequence:
- the LOC119587615 gene encoding carbohydrate sulfotransferase 9-like (The sequence of the model RefSeq protein was modified relative to this genomic sequence to represent the inferred CDS: added 49 bases not found in genome assembly): protein MAHGDIEERFRSRRERLQKTCQTRENKEDIFWSLRECILYFWNYNASVCTMGKVGSGNWRSHAQIVNEISGHPMYDGRRRELFRKPWQQIIEYTKSLSRWITVRHPLTRLVSCYQDKFRNGSDFPERKRNVLQEFLWPALLSNDLVFKDQESDIWQAFLDKRKKSVEKLDPEDERARLSVTFKEFLNHVANTFEDGRIDRHWKTYGLLCSPCFFDYEYIARTETQDQDLEYLFSKFGFPSDPYQAAKVKEDIRTKMKRDFRYYESVPLELKLKIYNIYKADMEMFGYDLPDDFWNTQ from the exons ATGGCTCATGGTGATATAGAAGAGCGCTTTCGAAGTCGCCGGGAGAGGTTGCAAAAAACCTGCCAAAcaagagagaacaaggaagacATATTTTGGTCCCTTAGGGAATGCATTTTATACTTCTGGAATTACAACGCTAGTGTTTGCACTATGGGAAAG GTTGGCTCAGGAAACTGGCGTTCTCACGCGCAGATAGTCAACGAAATAAGTGGCCATCCCATGTATGACGGCAGACGCCGGGAACTGTTCAGAAAACCTTGGCAGCAGATTATTGAGTACACTAAATCTTTATCCAGATGGATTACTGTCAG ACATCCGTTAACCCGTTTGGTGTCGTGTTACCAGGACAAGTTTCGAAATGGTTCGGATTTCCCTGAAAGGAAAAGA AACGTTCTGCAAGAGTTCCTGTGGCCAGCGCTCCTTAGCAATGATTTAGTTTTCAAGGATCAAGAATCGGACATTTGGCAAGC ATTTCTAGACAAGAGGAAAAAGTCTGTCGAGAAACTCGATCCCGAGGACGAGCGAGCGCGCTTGAGTGTGACCTTCAAGGAGTTCCTGAATCACGTTGCCAACACGTTCGAAGATGGCCGTATTGACAGGCACTG GAAAACGTACGGTCTGTTATGCTCGCCTTGCTTCTTTGATTACGAGTACATAGCGAGGACAGAAACACAAGACCAGGACTTGGAATATTTGTTTAGCAAGTTTGGTTTTCCGTCGGACCCATACCAGG GTACTATGAGTCCGTTCCGCTGGAATTGAAGTTGAAAATATACAACATCTACAAAGCAGACATGGAGATGTTCGGATACGATCTACCAGACGACTTCTGGAATACACAATGA
- the LOC119587430 gene encoding carbohydrate sulfotransferase 12-like encodes MPKPTVLPLVLCVGLAFSLSLMYHYGHPDTNITYEILERGRMQESTEERFRSRRQMVFEICQGGENKEDVSFSIKTRIYHFWNHNASICTMGKVGSETWRSHARRINEIQGHPMRDVRHRALFEKPWEQVVDYSKSVSSWIAVRHPLTRLVSCYQDKFRNGSDFPEWRKADLKEFLLPALLSNGLVFKFQESEVWKNFLNKKKKSFEKLDPEDERARLSVTFTEFLNHVANTFENGRINRHWKTYGLLCSPCFFDYEYIIKTETQDQDLEFVFSRFGIPSDPHQAKKLREGTETKMKRDLRYYETVPLEVKMKIYKIYKADMEMFGYDLPEDF; translated from the exons ATGCCAAAGCCAACCGTTTTGCCACTGGTACTGTGTGTCGGCCTCGCCTTCAGCCTGAGCCTCATGTACCATTATGGACATCCGGACACTAATATAACTTACGAGATACTTGAAAGGGGCAGGATGCAGGAAAGTACAGAGGAGCGCTTCCGTAGTCGCCGCCAGATGGTGTTCGAGATCTGCCAAGGTGGAGAGAACAAGGAAGACGTATCTTTTTCCATCAAAACACGTATTTATCACTTCTGGAATCATAACGCCAGTATTTGCACCATGGGGAAG GTTGGCTCAGAAACCTGGCGATCTCATGCGCGACGAATCAATGAGATACAAGGGCACCCTATGCGTGACGTCAGACACCGTGCCCTTTTCGAGAAGCCTTGGGAACAGGTTGTTGACTACAGTAAATCCGTTTCAAGTTGGATTGCAGTCAG GCATCCGCTAACCCGTTTGGTGTCATGTTATCAAGACAAGTTTCGAAATGGATCCGATTTTCCTGAAtggaggaaa GCTGACCTGAAGGAGTTCTTGTTACCAGCGCTACTTAGCAATGGCCTtgttttcaagtttcaagaatCAGAAGTCTGGAAAAA CTTtctgaacaagaagaaaaagtcaTTCGAGAAACTCGATCCCGAGGACGAGAGAGCGCGCCTGAGTGTGACCTTCACGGAGTTTCTGAATCACGTTGCCAACACGTTCGAAAATGGCCGTATTAACAGGCACTG GAAAACATACGGCCTCTTGTGTTCGCCTTGTTTCTTCGACTACGAGTACATAATTAAGACAGAAACACAAGACCAGGACCTGGAGTTTGTTTTTAGCAGATTCGGCATCCCTTCGGATCCTCACCAAGCTAAAAAGCTGAGAGAGGGCACTGaaacgaaaatgaaaagggaTTTAAG ATACTATGAGACTGTCCCCTTGGAGGTGAAGATGAAAATTTACAAAATCTACAAGGCAGACATGGAAATGTTTGGATATGACCTTCCTGAAGACTTCTGA